In Capsicum annuum cultivar UCD-10X-F1 chromosome 7, UCD10Xv1.1, whole genome shotgun sequence, one genomic interval encodes:
- the LOC107878146 gene encoding SEC12-like protein 2: MADSGNSKNYGVPIYGAGWVPPSALRSAVEPPPATDDDKDDGVEKSSSSESYVVLAGGGGEGNSGIRNALIVAQFHFDSNVLSDEPVARLGTGGDLPYRMAVHPGGDGLICSLPKSCRWFDWDIQRAENRALGLKSSERVLEPLEDVGQQLALAFNNDGSLLAVGGEEGKLRVYKWPSMENILDQANAHASVKDLDFSPDGKFLASVGSGPCRIWDVSISTSVASLMKENDEIFGYCRFSPSNDENQVLYITTMQDQGGSISKWNTTTWKRIKSKRVVRDPICAFNLSPNGKLLAIGTIEGDVLIVSSNNLQVQNVVKKAHLGLVTTLKFSEDSRALLSASMDSRVRVTVIKEEKKSGLNLWIVILVLLIAIAVFYAASNGILPLELNSISK, from the exons ATGGCTGATTCCGGAAATTCGAAGAACTATGGCGTCCCTATTTACGGTGCCGGTTGGGTCCCACCGAGCGCCCTCAGATCTGCAGTCGAACCGCCGCCGGCCACTGATGATGATAAGGACGACGGCGTCGAGAAATCATCGTCATCGGAAAGTTATGTTGTCCTTGCCGGAGGCGGTGGAGAAGGAAATAGCGGTATTCGTAACGCTCTCATTGTTGCTCAATTCCATTTTGATTCTAATGTCCTCTCTGATGAACCC GTGGCTAGGTTAGGAACTGGCGGTGAtcttccttataggatggcaGTACATCCAGGTGGAGACGGTCTTATATGTTCATTGCCAAAAAGCTGCAG ATGGTTTGACTGGGATATTCAGAGAGCTGAAAATCGTGCATTGGGTCTGAAATCATCTGAGAGAGTACTTGAGCCATTGGAGGATGTTGGACAACAATTAGCGCTAGCTTTTAACAATGACGGTTCTTTACTTGCTGTTGGCGGTGAG GAAGGCAAGTTGAGGGTTTACAAGTGGCCTAGCATGGAAAATATTCTTGATCAGGCTAATGCTCATGCTTCTGTGAAGGATCTAGACTTCAG CCCTGATGGAAAATTTCTTGCATCTGTTGGAAGCGGCCCTTGTCGGATTTGGGATGTCTCAATATCAACATCTGTAGCTTCTTTGATGAAGGAAAAT GATGAGATTTTTGGCTATTGTAGATTCTCACCAAGTAACGATGAGAATCAGGTTCTATACATCACCACAATGCAAG ATCAAGGTGGAAGTATTTCAAAGTGGAATACTACTACATGGAAGAGGATAAAGTCAAAGCGTGTTGTTCGTGATCCTATTTGTGCCTTCAATCTTTCACCCAATGGAAAGCTTCTGGCAAT AGGAACAATTGAGGGAGATGTTCTGATAGTGTCTTCCAACAATTTACAAGTGCAAAATGTGGTAAAAAAGGCTCATCTTGGTCTGGTAACAACATTGAAGTTCTCAGAAGATTCGAG GGCCTTGCTTTCTGCCTCCATGGATTCAAGAGTGAGGGTGACAGTTATAAAGGAAGAGAAGAAAAGTG GTCTGAACTTGTGGATTGTTATACTCGTTCTTTTGATTGCAATTGCTGTATTTTACGCAGCAAGCAACGGGATCCTTCCATTGGAGctaaattcaatatcaaaataa